The following coding sequences lie in one Mucilaginibacter sp. KACC 22773 genomic window:
- a CDS encoding SusC/RagA family TonB-linked outer membrane protein — translation MQFKHLLKVCFFAVIYLFSVPVMAQNKIITGKVTDKKDGSPLIGVSVKTSLTSPGGAITNTEGEYRISVPGNATVLVLTYVGYVSQTVNIDGRTTVNVTMDASSKALNEVVVIGYGSQRVKDATGSVASLSTKDFNKGVIATPEQLLQGRIAGVQVTPSSGEPGAGATINIRGASSIRSSNNPLYVVDGVPLDNGGTAGGYDSGAGSSSARNPLAFINPADIENISILKDASSAAIYGSRGANGVILITTRKGRKGAGIQFGASTSVSNAAKRYDLLGREDFLTAVASVGADATSVDYKGNTNWQDQILRTAISQNYNIAFGGANNTGNYRFSAGYDDQQGIVKKTDLKRFNARLNASQSLFSGRIKFDLQSLYSNVKDQFAPITNNAGFNGSLIGAALQTNPTIPVYDDKGRYFDINGYDDQGFPKNNSFRNPVSMLNQIDDRDNINRFLNNLTLTVRLVQGLTYKGNIGLDLSRGLRKTFYDPTIVGFTDQTNIRDFNVPSATGNGRGILQHTELTSIITEHTLNYEKKFSDNSSLTALAGYSYSNYKNYSRNDFGWGTATSGQFVKNYNDFKNHLAYPVGDSSSYRLQSFFARVNYSYKDKYILTGTLRRDGSSRFGNNHKYGNFPALAAKWRISNESFAPKGIFDDLSLRLNYGQTGNQEFPSYASLALRQLNYYGTSSTPLNAANPDLKWETQTAYGAGIDFSILNGRISGTVDYFNKSQKNLLFLQDLAQPAASTRYWVNLPGNVRNTGVEVGLLLQAVQGKKFSWDINYNMTFVKNRIENFGNRNVITGNIDGQGLSGAYAQFFGNGYPLYEFNVSQYNGLDANGFGIYPNGIDAATPHGSPLPTFLAGINNTFTYGNWMLSFFLNAQTGFYIYNNTANAFFYKGNLVSGRNVTKAVASTNENPLNSGEVSSRFLEKGDFLRMSNASLGYTFPVKRMAIKSLRVAVTGQNLFLITGYSGLDPEINTNKERNGVPSRGIDYTSYPSARTFTLSLNASF, via the coding sequence ATGCAATTTAAACACTTACTCAAAGTATGTTTCTTTGCCGTAATTTATCTTTTCTCGGTGCCAGTTATGGCCCAGAATAAGATAATTACCGGAAAAGTAACTGACAAGAAAGATGGATCTCCGTTAATAGGGGTATCAGTTAAAACTTCATTAACCTCCCCGGGTGGCGCGATAACCAACACCGAGGGCGAATATCGTATTTCAGTTCCCGGGAACGCTACCGTTTTGGTACTAACATATGTTGGCTATGTTAGTCAAACTGTTAATATTGATGGCCGCACAACAGTTAATGTTACGATGGATGCTTCCAGTAAAGCATTAAACGAGGTTGTGGTTATTGGATACGGATCGCAAAGAGTAAAGGATGCAACAGGTTCTGTTGCTTCGTTAAGCACTAAGGATTTCAACAAGGGTGTTATTGCAACACCTGAACAATTGTTACAAGGTAGAATTGCCGGTGTACAGGTTACCCCTTCAAGTGGCGAGCCAGGTGCCGGTGCAACTATTAACATCCGTGGCGCAAGTTCTATTCGTTCAAGTAATAATCCGTTATACGTAGTGGATGGTGTTCCTCTTGATAACGGTGGCACAGCAGGTGGTTATGATAGCGGCGCAGGTAGTTCTTCAGCCCGTAACCCTTTAGCCTTTATTAATCCTGCCGATATCGAGAATATCAGTATATTAAAAGATGCATCCTCTGCTGCTATTTATGGTTCGCGCGGTGCAAACGGCGTTATTTTAATTACAACCCGTAAGGGCCGTAAAGGTGCAGGTATTCAATTTGGCGCAAGTACAAGCGTTTCCAATGCGGCAAAACGTTATGACTTGCTTGGCAGGGAAGATTTCCTGACAGCCGTTGCGAGTGTTGGTGCGGACGCTACTTCGGTTGATTACAAAGGCAACACCAACTGGCAAGATCAAATTTTGAGAACAGCTATTTCTCAAAACTATAACATAGCATTTGGCGGGGCTAATAACACAGGTAATTACCGTTTTTCTGCAGGATATGATGATCAGCAAGGTATCGTTAAAAAAACCGATTTAAAGCGTTTTAATGCACGTTTAAATGCTTCTCAATCATTATTTAGCGGCCGTATCAAGTTCGATCTGCAATCATTGTATTCAAATGTAAAGGATCAGTTTGCGCCTATCACCAATAACGCCGGTTTTAACGGAAGCTTAATAGGTGCTGCTTTGCAAACTAACCCTACTATCCCTGTTTATGATGATAAGGGAAGGTATTTTGATATCAACGGATACGATGACCAGGGATTTCCGAAAAATAACAGTTTCAGAAACCCTGTATCAATGCTTAACCAGATAGATGACAGGGACAATATTAACCGTTTTCTTAACAACCTAACGCTTACTGTAAGACTTGTACAGGGCTTAACATATAAGGGAAATATAGGGCTGGATCTTTCCCGTGGTTTAAGAAAAACATTTTATGATCCAACAATAGTTGGTTTTACAGATCAAACCAACATCAGGGATTTTAATGTACCGTCTGCTACCGGTAATGGCCGGGGTATTCTGCAGCATACCGAACTTACCAGTATTATTACCGAACACACGTTAAACTACGAAAAGAAGTTTTCTGATAATAGTAGTTTAACTGCATTGGCCGGTTATTCATATTCAAACTATAAAAACTACAGCCGTAACGATTTTGGCTGGGGAACTGCAACTTCTGGCCAGTTTGTTAAAAACTACAATGATTTCAAAAATCATTTAGCTTACCCGGTTGGTGATAGTAGTAGTTACAGGTTACAATCGTTTTTTGCACGTGTTAACTACTCATATAAAGATAAATATATCTTAACAGGTACACTCAGAAGAGACGGTTCAAGCCGTTTTGGCAACAATCATAAATATGGTAATTTTCCGGCGTTGGCAGCAAAATGGCGTATCAGCAATGAAAGCTTTGCTCCCAAAGGTATATTTGACGATTTAAGCCTTAGGCTGAATTATGGACAAACAGGTAACCAGGAGTTTCCGTCATATGCATCGCTTGCTTTAAGGCAACTTAATTATTACGGTACGTCAAGCACGCCACTAAATGCTGCAAACCCCGATTTGAAATGGGAGACCCAAACAGCCTATGGCGCCGGTATAGACTTCAGCATACTTAACGGCAGGATATCTGGTACGGTTGATTATTTTAATAAATCTCAAAAAAACCTCCTTTTCTTACAGGATTTAGCACAGCCAGCTGCCAGTACAAGGTATTGGGTTAATTTGCCAGGTAACGTGCGTAACACAGGTGTAGAAGTAGGTTTGCTTTTGCAAGCTGTTCAGGGTAAAAAATTCAGCTGGGATATTAATTATAACATGACGTTTGTTAAAAACCGCATTGAAAACTTTGGTAACCGCAACGTAATAACCGGTAACATAGATGGCCAGGGCTTATCTGGTGCATATGCACAGTTTTTCGGAAACGGATATCCGTTGTATGAGTTTAACGTATCTCAGTATAATGGCTTGGACGCTAATGGATTTGGTATCTATCCAAATGGTATTGATGCGGCAACACCTCATGGTAGCCCGCTTCCAACCTTCCTTGCTGGTATCAATAACACTTTTACATATGGTAACTGGATGTTAAGTTTCTTCCTGAATGCACAAACAGGCTTTTATATTTACAATAACACAGCCAACGCATTCTTTTACAAAGGTAACCTTGTTAGCGGCCGTAACGTGACAAAAGCAGTTGCTTCAACCAATGAAAATCCTTTAAACTCTGGCGAAGTATCATCACGCTTCCTTGAAAAAGGCGATTTTTTAAGAATGAGCAACGCGTCTCTGGGTTACACATTCCCGGTTAAGCGAATGGCAATCAAATCACTGCGTGTTGCAGTCACCGGCCAAAATCTTTTCCTGATAACCGGTTATAGTGGCCTTGACCCGGAAATTAATACCAATAAGGAACGAAATGGTGTGCCTTCAAGAGGGATAGATTATACTTCTTATCCAAGCGCACGCACATTTACATTAAGTTTAAATGCAAGTTTTTAA
- a CDS encoding RagB/SusD family nutrient uptake outer membrane protein — MKKITSIAVTCSLLLLSTMGCKKLDETVYGSKSIDNGGAASAADLNGVYSQLFGQSDQANTYALQEHPTDEMMGPTRGTDWGDFGTWRKLHTHTWTPSHNQVNDTWDQLNIGVFRATQVISRATTDQIKAEASFLRAYFMFQIVDLYGQAPFRDPNASNSSIPKVYSRSEATAFIIADLEFAESKLGASANIGIASKAAAEALLAKVYLNKAVYTATTVGGPFTFAKADMDKVIEYANKVTAAGYSLEPAGKYFQDFAWDNTTQSHENIFGIYNTVDKVQGSAKNRWKMGLHYNQTPDGWNGFTTLADFYKSFEATDERRGVDYPGLTDKVGLRAGFAVGQQYGPKGVALKQRGGKPLVFTPDVNLNYSTEAQGIRVFKYFPHPNADGTVTDSGEDNDYVILRYADVMLEKAEAIMRGGTDPSGQTALAIVNAIRVPRGATPLASVDAAAMLAERGRELYYEGWRRNDLIRFEKFNDPVDQRPLKTDKSKTLYPIPQRAVDTNPNLKQNPGY; from the coding sequence ATGAAAAAAATTACATCAATAGCAGTTACCTGTAGTCTCCTACTTTTGAGCACTATGGGCTGCAAAAAGTTAGACGAGACCGTTTACGGTTCCAAGTCTATTGACAATGGCGGAGCGGCAAGCGCTGCCGATCTTAACGGCGTTTATTCACAATTATTCGGACAATCAGATCAGGCAAATACTTATGCTCTACAAGAGCATCCTACAGATGAAATGATGGGGCCGACACGTGGTACCGATTGGGGAGACTTTGGTACGTGGCGCAAACTTCACACGCATACCTGGACACCATCGCACAACCAGGTTAATGATACCTGGGACCAATTAAATATCGGTGTGTTTCGTGCTACGCAGGTTATTTCAAGAGCAACTACAGACCAGATTAAGGCTGAAGCCAGCTTTTTGCGTGCATACTTTATGTTCCAGATAGTTGACTTGTATGGCCAGGCCCCTTTTCGCGATCCCAATGCTTCAAACTCGTCTATTCCTAAAGTTTACAGCCGCTCAGAAGCTACCGCATTTATTATAGCCGACCTGGAGTTTGCGGAATCAAAATTAGGTGCGTCTGCCAATATCGGCATTGCCAGCAAAGCCGCAGCAGAGGCGCTTTTAGCCAAAGTTTATTTAAATAAAGCTGTATATACAGCAACTACAGTTGGCGGGCCCTTTACGTTTGCAAAAGCCGATATGGATAAAGTTATTGAGTATGCAAACAAAGTTACTGCTGCTGGTTATTCTTTGGAACCGGCCGGCAAATACTTCCAGGACTTTGCCTGGGATAACACTACTCAATCGCATGAAAACATCTTTGGTATCTATAATACAGTAGATAAAGTACAAGGCTCGGCCAAAAATCGTTGGAAGATGGGCTTGCATTACAACCAAACACCAGATGGATGGAATGGCTTTACTACGCTGGCCGATTTTTACAAATCATTTGAAGCTACAGACGAGCGTAGAGGTGTTGATTATCCGGGACTTACCGACAAAGTTGGTTTAAGAGCAGGGTTTGCTGTTGGCCAGCAATATGGCCCTAAGGGCGTAGCTTTAAAGCAACGCGGTGGAAAACCACTTGTTTTTACTCCCGATGTAAATCTTAATTATTCAACAGAAGCACAAGGTATCAGGGTATTCAAATACTTTCCGCACCCGAATGCTGATGGAACAGTTACCGACAGCGGCGAAGATAATGACTATGTAATATTACGTTACGCCGATGTTATGCTTGAGAAAGCAGAAGCCATTATGCGTGGTGGTACCGATCCAAGCGGGCAAACTGCACTGGCTATCGTAAACGCTATTCGCGTACCGCGCGGAGCTACTCCATTGGCAAGTGTTGATGCTGCAGCTATGCTGGCCGAACGTGGTCGCGAACTTTATTACGAAGGTTGGAGAAGGAATGACCTGATCCGTTTTGAAAAATTCAATGATCCGGTTGATCAGCGTCCGTTAAAGACAGATAAATCAAAAACTTTGTACCCTATCCCTCAGCGTGCTGTGGATACCAACCCTAATCTTAAACAAAATCCAGGTTATTAA